From the genome of Acidobacteriota bacterium:
ACGACCGCGTGGTCAAGGGACGCCGCACGGCCCTGGCCGGCGTCCGCGACCAGATATGTTTAGCTTGTAACGTCATGTTGCGTCCGCAGACGTATAATGAGCTTCGCTCGGGAGAGAAGCTGATCACCTGCGACTCCTGCGGACGCATCCTGTACTACGACGCGCCGGCCGAAGCCGAGCCGGTGCCTGAAGGCTCTCCCGCCGCCGAAGCCAGCGCCCGTTAAGCGGCGCCGGCCTGAGGAGGGACGATGCAACGTCCCGTCATGGTCAAGCTCGCTCTCACCTTGCTGCTTCTCGGCAGCCTAGCTTTCGCGCAACGCCGTTGTGAACCGGGCGACCTGCGGGTGAAAGTGCTGTACTCCAACAGCCGCGCCGTGCGGAACCACACCCAGGTGGACTTGCTCAGGCCCTCCGGCACGCTGATCAAGCAGCGTTTCACCGACGACACCGGCAACGCGGAGTTCCTGCAGATCCCAGCCGCTGGCTATCGCATCCGCGTGACGGGTCCAGACGTGGAGGAGACGGTCTCCGACGAGTTCAGTATGGACTGCGGTTCACCCCGAGCCGAGATGGTCACGGTGAAGCTCAAGGCGGAAGCGGAGGCGGTGGAGAAGCAGTTGCAAGCGAAGGAAGCGATGATCTCCGCGCTCGAGCTGAACGTGCCTGGCGGTGCGCACAAGGAATTCGAGAAGGGCGCGAACGCGCTCGAAGGGAACAGGCTGCCAGAGGCGCAGAAGCGCTTTCAGCGGGCGATCGAGATCTATCCGCCATACGCCATGGCCTACAACCACCTCGGGGTGGTCTATATGATGACCGGGCAAGCGGCGAAGGGACGCGCCGCATTCGAGAAAGCAGTGGAGCTCAACGATCGCTATCCGAGCGCTTTGCTGAATCTTGCCAAGCTGCGCTACGAGGATGGCAAGATGCAAGAAGTCGAGGCGCTCTTGCGCAAAGCGGTGGCCGGCGACCCGAGGAATGGCGAGATGATCTTCATCCTGTGCGTCGCGGAGCTGCAGAATGGCCGGCTGGACGACGCGCTGGGCAACGCGAAGAAGCTGCACAGCTTGCCGCACGCGCAATATGCGGGCGTCCATTACCTGGCGGCACAGGAGCTCGAAGCGAAGAATCGCACCAACGACGCGATCGCGCAGTACACCTTGTTCCTGCAAGAGGCTTCGCCGGGAGTGACGGCGGATCGCGCCCGGACTGCTTTGGGACGTTTGCGGCAGCAAGCCGCAACGCAACCGGTATCGCAACCCATCTTGCAGCGTTAAGGTTGCGCCGCCGCGGCCGGGCCGTGGTTCGGACACAGACGTATATACGCGGTCGTGCACTTCGTTGCGGGGCAGGCCCTTGAAGCGCAGGGCCAGCCGAGCGCTGCGATGGCGCAGTATGCGCTCTTCGTCGAGGAATCGCCGAACGCGCCGACTTCACCGCGTGCCCGCCAGGCGATCGCTCGCCTGCAGGCGGACCGCCGGCGAAGTGATGCTGGCTGCCTTCGGCATCGCGTAAGGTCTGGATGGCTATCTGGCACAGCGCGCGCGCGGGATCATCGCCACTGAGAACATCATCGGCGGCGTCATCCGCGGCGTCATCGGCGGCGTCATCCGCGGCGTCATCCGCGGCGTCCGCACCCCGGACCTGCGGCCTGATGTTTCTCGTGCTCGCATTGCTGCTGGCCGCGCCGGCGCAGGCCGAAGATACCTACCTCATCGACTTGAAGGTACTGGTGCAATTGGCCGATACCGGGCAGGGTGTGGCGAACGTCCGGGTGCAATTGTTCGATGCCGCGGGCCCGACGCGGGGCCTTGGGTTCACCGACCGCGACGGCATGATCACCTTCTCGCGGATCGAATCCGGCACCTACCGGCTACGCGTGAGCGATCCGAACCTCGAGGAGATGACCACCGACATCTTCCTGGTCGACCGCCGGCAGATGCCCGCCTACCAGAGGATCGCCGTGCGGAAGAAGCCGAGCGAGAGACCGGCGGGCGCGGGAGCGCCGGGCACCATCTCCACCGAGGAGCTGAAAGTGCCGAAGAAGGCGCGCAAGGAATTCGAGGCGGGCTCGAAGGCACTGGAGAAGAATGATCTGCCCGAAGCGCAGCTCCGCTTCCAGAAGGCGATCGAGATCTATCCGCAATACGCCCACGCCTACAACCATCTTGGCGTGTCGTTCATGCGCAACCGGCAGCTAGAAAAGGGCCGCGAAGCGTTCGAGAAGGCGGTTGCCATCAACGGCAGCTATGCGGAGGCGCTGCTCAATCTGGCCAAGGTACGGTTCGCCGAGAAGAAGACTGCGGAAGCGGAGGCGCTGCTCGAAAAAGCGGTGGCTGCCGATCCGGCGGGTGCCGAGGCGCTGACCATCCTGGCGAACCTGGAGCTGATGGAGAACAAGCTCGAGCTGGCGGCGGCGAATGGCGCCAAGGTCCACGACCTGGAGCACGCTGAATTCGCAGTGGCGCATTGGATCGCCGGCCGGGCCTACGAGATCCAGCACAAGGACGCGCAAGCCATCGCCGAGTACACTATCTTCCTGAAGGAATCGCCGAGCAGCGCGCTGGCGGAGAAAGCTCGCGCCTCGCTCAAGACCTTGCGCGACCAGAATTATCCCCACTGAAGACAGGAACCCAACCGACAGTGACGGTCAGCACGCGTGGGGCTGCGCGCCTGCACGGTGGACACGTGTGGGTCTACCGCTCCGATGTGGCTGAAGC
Proteins encoded in this window:
- a CDS encoding tetratricopeptide repeat protein → MQRPVMVKLALTLLLLGSLAFAQRRCEPGDLRVKVLYSNSRAVRNHTQVDLLRPSGTLIKQRFTDDTGNAEFLQIPAAGYRIRVTGPDVEETVSDEFSMDCGSPRAEMVTVKLKAEAEAVEKQLQAKEAMISALELNVPGGAHKEFEKGANALEGNRLPEAQKRFQRAIEIYPPYAMAYNHLGVVYMMTGQAAKGRAAFEKAVELNDRYPSALLNLAKLRYEDGKMQEVEALLRKAVAGDPRNGEMIFILCVAELQNGRLDDALGNAKKLHSLPHAQYAGVHYLAAQELEAKNRTNDAIAQYTLFLQEASPGVTADRARTALGRLRQQAATQPVSQPILQR
- a CDS encoding tetratricopeptide repeat protein, translated to MFLVLALLLAAPAQAEDTYLIDLKVLVQLADTGQGVANVRVQLFDAAGPTRGLGFTDRDGMITFSRIESGTYRLRVSDPNLEEMTTDIFLVDRRQMPAYQRIAVRKKPSERPAGAGAPGTISTEELKVPKKARKEFEAGSKALEKNDLPEAQLRFQKAIEIYPQYAHAYNHLGVSFMRNRQLEKGREAFEKAVAINGSYAEALLNLAKVRFAEKKTAEAEALLEKAVAADPAGAEALTILANLELMENKLELAAANGAKVHDLEHAEFAVAHWIAGRAYEIQHKDAQAIAEYTIFLKESPSSALAEKARASLKTLRDQNYPH